The Oscillospiraceae bacterium genome has a segment encoding these proteins:
- a CDS encoding O-antigen ligase family protein, with product MKEKLAALKIEYRTNPGWCWLLAILFLFPLLPEYVSPFILFAGFIVFKVQWSRERRKAKVGTIGKMMMLFMGYALLSTLWSPTPFSTFSTAALWWGMFLLQVMIYNLARSRDKIDALLQTCTASACVNGVIGTLQICGYTLNRYDCIPDGAVLVTPLYKGLDKFVYTHLPFAISTKTFDSRASGTFSNPNLLATHMVIAYPISIYLFLNAKTKKQKVLCFLANVLISAGLSSTLTRAGCVIALAGWVFMFIVLCRRYWKQMLTIFLPTIAVIVPSILTRYGIIFSSGGNGEAKKSSVAHFNIWESLIDYVLSHTRAFFIGTGFGCEETGNILKYMYNLDKPHAHNFVIEFWVELGVVGIILLGILLIWSAGKLLEINTNNSRKLTLVFCVFTSLVLYLGFGLSDFIFNSPKQMIFLFLLLGLTQSISYCYDKTVITDARTLERAARKEIRNTLNQ from the coding sequence ATGAAAGAAAAACTTGCCGCGCTAAAAATCGAATATCGCACCAACCCGGGCTGGTGTTGGCTCCTTGCCATCCTGTTTCTCTTTCCCCTGCTGCCGGAGTATGTAAGTCCCTTTATTCTGTTTGCGGGCTTTATCGTCTTTAAGGTGCAATGGAGCCGGGAGAGGCGAAAGGCCAAGGTGGGCACCATCGGCAAAATGATGATGCTGTTTATGGGCTATGCCCTTCTCAGCACCCTGTGGTCCCCCACGCCATTTTCCACTTTTTCCACCGCTGCGCTGTGGTGGGGTATGTTTCTGCTCCAGGTGATGATCTACAACTTGGCCCGCAGCCGGGACAAGATTGATGCGCTGCTGCAAACCTGCACCGCCAGCGCCTGCGTCAACGGCGTGATCGGCACCTTGCAGATCTGCGGCTACACCCTGAACCGCTACGACTGTATTCCGGACGGCGCCGTGCTGGTAACCCCGCTGTACAAGGGACTGGACAAATTCGTTTACACCCACCTGCCCTTTGCCATCAGCACCAAAACCTTTGACTCCCGAGCCAGCGGCACTTTTTCCAATCCCAATCTGCTGGCCACCCATATGGTGATCGCCTATCCCATTTCCATTTACCTGTTCTTAAACGCCAAGACAAAAAAGCAGAAAGTGCTGTGCTTTCTTGCCAATGTGCTCATCAGTGCCGGGCTCAGTTCCACCCTAACCCGCGCCGGCTGCGTGATTGCTTTGGCCGGCTGGGTCTTTATGTTCATTGTACTGTGCCGCCGGTACTGGAAGCAGATGCTCACCATCTTCCTGCCCACCATTGCAGTGATCGTGCCCTCCATTCTCACCCGGTACGGCATTATCTTCTCCTCCGGGGGCAACGGCGAGGCAAAAAAGTCCTCTGTGGCGCACTTTAATATTTGGGAAAGCCTGATTGATTATGTGCTCTCCCACACCCGGGCATTTTTCATCGGCACCGGCTTCGGATGTGAGGAAACCGGCAACATTCTCAAGTATATGTATAATCTGGACAAACCCCACGCCCACAATTTTGTTATTGAATTTTGGGTAGAGCTTGGGGTGGTCGGTATTATTCTGCTGGGCATTCTCCTGATCTGGAGCGCCGGCAAACTGCTGGAAATCAACACCAACAATTCCAGAAAGCTGACCCTTGTGTTTTGCGTGTTCACCTCCCTGGTGCTGTACCTGGGTTTTGGGCTGTCGGACTTTATCTTCAACTCCCCCAAGCAGATGATCTTTTTGTTCCTGTTGCTGGGGCTGACCCAATCCATCAGCTACTGCTACGACAAAACCGTCATTACAGACGCCCGCACCCTGGAACGGGCCGCCCGCAAAGAGATCCGCAACACCTTAAACCAATAA
- a CDS encoding peptidylprolyl isomerase: protein MDDEKKWSGDEPQKDTAPPEATKPSVRYEENDNWEFEAQAPTLDDNFLADDQYEIQMPAEKPRPAESVPAAPAANSGEKQVTVRTAPLKIALFCLLFAAVVAVLAVLGVRYYTVPNGKEGEMLNPGGTALTVGETKVSLGAYNYYYSRIVQNYLNYANYGYYDLDSTKDYSKQYVTNSDGEKITWLQMFKDKTVDQIQYVTSYYEAGQAAGITLTADQKKSIKEQMDSLKSSASEANQSLDDYIEKEFGDYCTAATLETVQEQAYIAENYYRHTLTRSNISDAEYNAFYKAHSKDYYNCAFAFIEMTYDTTSAETKAASVKKAKEYLTKIHSVKDMKKMIPTVCADLIKRYVAGGYFENEAKAVDGLSEYVENTMTAKDTSYGKETTQWLFNDSTKVGDTTYYCDEENGFIYLFIKTGTPKLDETTVYSVRHLLVTPGEDSKNSSTSSTEKKYTKKEWAAAKEKAEKLLAQYNKTDKTEYDFAMLAEENSADTNSTSAGGQGVFGGMIEGTKKGAMVPEFEKWAMDDSRKYGDVAIVKSKYGYHIMYFIDKCPQYQYNCKKDILSNRETQMVDGCAVKEHKTAMKKATQAKPEESTTAGNSATSGNTGSSAASGTTGE, encoded by the coding sequence ATGGACGACGAGAAAAAATGGTCCGGTGATGAGCCGCAGAAGGATACGGCACCGCCGGAAGCAACCAAGCCCTCTGTGCGTTATGAGGAAAACGATAATTGGGAATTTGAGGCTCAGGCGCCTACTTTGGATGACAATTTCCTGGCCGATGATCAGTATGAGATTCAGATGCCGGCGGAGAAACCTCGTCCGGCAGAGTCTGTACCTGCTGCGCCTGCGGCAAACAGCGGCGAAAAGCAGGTTACTGTGCGTACGGCACCTTTGAAGATCGCTCTGTTTTGTCTGCTGTTTGCAGCCGTGGTGGCTGTATTGGCAGTGTTAGGTGTACGTTACTACACCGTGCCTAACGGCAAAGAGGGCGAAATGCTCAATCCCGGCGGCACGGCCCTGACGGTGGGTGAGACAAAAGTGTCCCTGGGCGCATACAACTACTATTATTCCCGTATCGTTCAGAACTACCTGAACTACGCCAATTACGGCTACTATGACTTGGACTCAACCAAGGATTACAGCAAGCAGTATGTGACTAATTCTGATGGGGAGAAGATTACATGGCTGCAAATGTTCAAGGACAAGACCGTGGATCAGATTCAGTATGTGACCTCGTATTATGAGGCTGGGCAGGCAGCGGGTATTACCCTGACGGCGGATCAGAAGAAGAGCATCAAGGAGCAGATGGACAGCTTAAAGTCCAGCGCCTCCGAGGCGAATCAGTCCCTGGACGATTATATTGAGAAAGAATTCGGCGATTACTGCACCGCTGCCACGCTGGAGACCGTGCAGGAGCAGGCATATATTGCTGAGAACTATTATCGCCACACGCTGACCCGTTCCAACATCAGCGATGCGGAATACAATGCGTTCTATAAGGCGCACAGTAAGGATTATTACAACTGCGCCTTTGCCTTTATTGAGATGACCTATGACACCACCAGCGCAGAGACCAAGGCAGCGTCGGTGAAAAAGGCAAAGGAGTACTTGACCAAGATCCATTCTGTAAAGGATATGAAAAAGATGATTCCCACTGTGTGCGCGGATTTGATCAAGCGGTATGTAGCCGGCGGCTACTTTGAGAATGAGGCCAAGGCTGTGGATGGGCTCAGCGAGTATGTGGAGAACACCATGACCGCCAAGGACACCTCCTATGGCAAGGAGACCACGCAGTGGCTGTTTAACGACAGCACCAAGGTGGGCGACACCACTTATTACTGCGACGAGGAAAACGGATTTATCTATCTGTTTATCAAGACCGGCACACCTAAGTTGGACGAGACCACCGTGTACTCCGTGCGGCACCTGCTGGTGACACCCGGGGAAGACAGCAAGAACAGCAGCACCTCCTCCACCGAGAAGAAGTACACCAAAAAAGAGTGGGCAGCTGCCAAGGAAAAGGCTGAAAAGCTGCTGGCACAGTACAACAAGACGGACAAGACCGAGTATGATTTTGCCATGCTGGCGGAGGAAAACAGCGCCGATACCAATTCTACCTCCGCAGGCGGTCAGGGCGTTTTCGGTGGTATGATTGAGGGCACCAAAAAGGGTGCCATGGTGCCCGAATTTGAAAAATGGGCTATGGACGACAGCCGCAAGTACGGCGATGTGGCCATTGTAAAGTCCAAGTACGGCTACCACATTATGTATTTCATTGACAAATGCCCTCAGTACCAGTACAACTGTAAAAAGGACATTCTCTCCAACCGGGAGACCCAGATGGTCGACGGCTGTGCCGTAAAGGAGCACAAGACGGCGATGAAGAAGGCCACCCAGGCTAAGCCGGAGGAGAGCACCACCGCCGGCAACTCTGCTACCTCCGGCAACACCGGCAGCTCTGCTGCCTCCGGCACCACCGGCGAATAA
- a CDS encoding peptidylprolyl isomerase — protein MAKDKKELDDDLLTGGKTLSSDADNKKAEKKKQAAAKKAEKNAAKLAAKKEKLLKEIEATKAAVAAESDTEKKEKEQQKLKALQSQLAALGSKKAALQMAKRTKKIATSVIAVVVVVALLVTYVATGAVRKGFISYLGWPAQTVTALTVTDGKDQKANIKVSTYNYYFATTYNNMQSQQSQYQKYGLDLSKYHLDVDFDKPLSKQTTKNDDNKEVTWLEYLHDEVLETIKSNYMYYLEAVKANDGKEPKITDEQQSDIDDTMKQYKEQAHKYGYTLSAYLVKAMGRGVTEKTFRQEAKIAYIAQNYKNDLSEKKASKTYSEDDYNKYLKENRDDLVSVSIRAFECDTEDDAKAFAKALKSDGSNFTALCSAYASSDFYKKAYKAAGYSTQLDVTKTTLKNQQMAIATADSKDSTKYPGLDWLYSKDRKAGDVKQYSTSVVYVLRPVALSETKTVNVRHILIKPETNSKNTSAAQATTKQWNDAKKKAEKILAQYNSGKKTEDAFAQLAKDNSADNNAKDGGLYENVYPGQMVNSFGNWCFDSSRKSGDVAMVQTDYGYHIMYFVKQTNMPAWKYTAQQAMASSDGDADTKALEKSYSIKEHWFGSRYFEIDTDIDM, from the coding sequence ATGGCAAAAGACAAAAAAGAACTGGACGACGATCTTTTGACCGGCGGCAAGACCCTTTCTTCCGACGCCGACAACAAAAAGGCTGAGAAGAAAAAGCAGGCCGCTGCGAAAAAGGCAGAAAAGAACGCAGCTAAGTTGGCTGCCAAGAAGGAAAAGCTCTTAAAGGAAATCGAGGCTACCAAGGCCGCCGTTGCCGCAGAGAGCGATACCGAGAAGAAAGAAAAAGAGCAGCAAAAGCTCAAGGCACTGCAAAGCCAGCTGGCTGCACTGGGCAGCAAAAAGGCCGCCTTGCAGATGGCTAAGCGCACCAAGAAGATCGCGACCTCTGTGATTGCGGTGGTGGTTGTGGTGGCGCTGCTGGTGACCTATGTGGCCACCGGTGCCGTGCGAAAGGGCTTTATCAGCTACCTGGGCTGGCCGGCCCAGACGGTGACGGCGCTGACCGTTACCGACGGCAAGGACCAAAAGGCCAATATTAAAGTAAGTACATACAACTACTACTTTGCTACGACTTACAACAATATGCAGAGCCAGCAGAGCCAGTACCAGAAGTACGGCCTGGATTTGAGCAAGTACCACCTGGATGTGGACTTTGACAAGCCCCTATCTAAGCAAACCACCAAGAATGACGACAATAAGGAAGTCACTTGGCTGGAGTACCTGCACGACGAAGTGCTGGAGACCATCAAGTCCAATTATATGTACTACCTGGAGGCTGTAAAGGCCAACGACGGCAAAGAACCGAAGATCACCGATGAGCAGCAGAGCGACATTGATGATACCATGAAGCAGTACAAGGAGCAGGCGCATAAGTACGGTTATACCTTAAGCGCATATCTTGTAAAGGCCATGGGCCGCGGCGTAACGGAAAAGACGTTCCGCCAGGAGGCCAAGATCGCCTACATTGCCCAGAATTATAAAAATGACCTGTCTGAGAAAAAGGCCAGCAAGACCTACTCCGAGGACGATTATAACAAGTATCTCAAAGAAAATCGGGACGACTTGGTGAGCGTAAGCATTCGTGCTTTTGAGTGCGACACCGAGGATGATGCCAAGGCCTTTGCCAAGGCGTTGAAGAGCGACGGTTCCAACTTCACTGCTTTGTGCAGCGCGTATGCCTCCTCCGATTTCTACAAGAAAGCCTATAAGGCTGCCGGTTACTCCACCCAGCTGGATGTGACCAAGACCACCTTGAAGAACCAGCAGATGGCCATTGCCACTGCGGACAGCAAGGACAGCACCAAGTATCCCGGCCTGGACTGGCTGTACAGCAAGGACCGCAAGGCCGGTGACGTAAAGCAGTACAGCACCTCTGTGGTGTATGTTCTGCGCCCGGTGGCTCTGTCTGAGACCAAGACCGTTAATGTACGCCATATTCTCATTAAGCCGGAGACGAATAGCAAAAACACTTCCGCCGCTCAGGCGACCACCAAGCAGTGGAATGACGCCAAAAAGAAGGCTGAGAAGATTTTGGCCCAGTATAACAGCGGCAAGAAGACCGAGGACGCCTTTGCCCAGCTGGCGAAGGACAATTCTGCGGACAACAACGCCAAAGACGGCGGCCTGTACGAGAATGTATATCCCGGTCAGATGGTGAACTCCTTTGGCAACTGGTGCTTTGACAGCAGCCGTAAGAGCGGCGATGTGGCCATGGTACAGACGGACTACGGCTATCATATTATGTACTTCGTGAAGCAGACAAATATGCCCGCATGGAAGTACACCGCCCAGCAGGCCATGGCTTCTTCTGACGGTGACGCAGATACCAAGGCGCTGGAGAAATCCTACTCCATTAAGGAGCATTGGTTCGGTTCTCGCTACTTTGAGATCGACACCGATATTGATATGTAA
- a CDS encoding FumA C-terminus/TtdB family hydratase beta subunit, with translation MEYKLNCAQLRQMAPRLHAGDRVLLSGRVYTSRDAAHKRIVAAMDAAEPLPYDLQDAVIYYAGPTPAPEGLAVGACGPTTSSRMDPYAPRLLDAGVVAMVGKGERNAAVCDAIVRNKAVYLCAIGGAGALASKCITTCKVIAYEDLGCESVKELEFADFPLTVAIACDGSNLFDR, from the coding sequence ATGGAATATAAATTGAATTGCGCCCAGCTGCGCCAAATGGCCCCGCGGCTCCACGCCGGGGATCGGGTGCTGCTGTCCGGGCGTGTTTATACCTCCCGAGATGCGGCGCACAAGCGCATTGTGGCTGCCATGGACGCCGCGGAGCCGCTGCCCTATGATCTGCAAGACGCAGTGATCTACTACGCCGGGCCTACGCCTGCGCCGGAGGGCTTGGCCGTGGGTGCCTGCGGCCCCACCACCAGCAGCCGTATGGACCCGTATGCCCCCCGCCTGTTGGACGCCGGCGTGGTGGCTATGGTAGGCAAGGGCGAGCGCAACGCCGCCGTGTGTGATGCGATCGTACGCAACAAGGCTGTGTATCTGTGTGCCATTGGCGGCGCCGGTGCGCTGGCTTCCAAGTGCATTACGACCTGCAAAGTGATCGCCTATGAAGATCTGGGTTGCGAGTCGGTAAAGGAACTGGAATTTGCCGATTTCCCCTTAACGGTGGCTATTGCCTGTGACGGTAGCAATTTATTTGATCGTTGA
- the sigK gene encoding RNA polymerase sporulation sigma factor SigK: MFSALLSFLSANVLLFILHIDGSSSFPKPLSAKEERAVLERLQDGDPAARATLIERNLRLVSHIVKKYYSRTNDTEDLVSIGTIGLIKAIDSFDPSKGTRLATYASRCIENEILMYFRAQRKTSGEVHLGDAIEIDKDGNPLTLQDVIRDERDMEQELEQKIRWEKVRRYIEAMPEGREREILVLRYGLDNQKPLTQREVAQRLNISRSYVSRIEKSVLTAIRRAVQPEKNGKKQRSRSTIK; this comes from the coding sequence ATGTTCTCTGCGCTACTCTCTTTTTTAAGCGCCAATGTGCTGCTGTTTATTCTACATATTGACGGCAGCAGCAGTTTTCCAAAGCCTTTATCCGCCAAAGAGGAGCGGGCGGTACTGGAGCGACTGCAAGACGGTGACCCGGCGGCGCGAGCCACGCTCATTGAGCGCAATCTGCGGCTGGTAAGCCATATTGTAAAAAAATACTACTCCCGCACCAACGATACGGAGGATTTGGTAAGCATCGGCACCATTGGGCTCATCAAGGCCATAGACAGTTTTGACCCATCCAAGGGCACCCGCTTGGCCACTTACGCCAGCCGGTGTATAGAGAACGAGATCCTGATGTACTTCCGCGCCCAGCGCAAGACCAGCGGCGAGGTGCACCTGGGCGATGCCATTGAGATAGATAAAGACGGCAATCCCCTGACCCTGCAAGATGTGATCCGCGATGAACGGGATATGGAGCAGGAGCTGGAACAAAAAATCCGATGGGAAAAGGTGCGCCGCTACATTGAAGCCATGCCGGAGGGGCGGGAGCGGGAAATTTTGGTGCTGCGCTACGGTCTGGACAATCAAAAACCGCTGACCCAACGAGAAGTTGCGCAGCGGTTAAATATCAGTCGTTCTTATGTAAGCCGCATTGAAAAGAGCGTACTCACCGCCATTCGACGGGCGGTCCAGCCGGAAAAAAACGGCAAAAAGCAACGCAGCCGATCAACGATCAAATAA
- a CDS encoding serine/threonine protein kinase, whose product MSKTEKTEISDLRRYMEQSLAEHYTQVITFKDRGDSFVSLYAHKDSGQKVLLRRSGNRNDGVYRALRGKRLCNLPMVLEVCSEEAHLLVLEEYIEGRTLDKILDSGQLTSAQAAAYTIDLCHALDELHNLGIVHRDIKPANVMITPENRAILLDLSIAREISSDQQDTRSLGTVGYAAPEQYGVAQSNRATDLYALGVLLNTMITGVHPAVDIPRGPIRHIVQKATDTQISKRYKSAAAMARALRPYVRL is encoded by the coding sequence ATGAGCAAAACAGAGAAAACGGAGATCAGCGACCTGCGCCGCTATATGGAACAGTCCCTGGCAGAGCACTACACGCAGGTTATTACATTTAAGGATCGGGGAGACAGCTTTGTGTCTTTGTACGCCCACAAAGACAGCGGCCAAAAAGTGCTGCTGCGCCGCTCCGGCAACCGCAACGACGGTGTGTACCGCGCTCTGCGAGGCAAGCGGCTGTGTAATTTGCCTATGGTTCTGGAAGTGTGCTCTGAAGAGGCACACCTGCTGGTGTTGGAAGAATATATAGAAGGGCGCACCCTGGACAAAATTCTGGACAGCGGTCAACTGACTTCGGCGCAGGCAGCAGCCTATACCATTGACCTGTGTCATGCGCTGGATGAACTGCACAACCTGGGTATTGTCCATCGGGATATTAAGCCCGCCAATGTGATGATCACTCCGGAGAACCGAGCGATTTTGCTGGATCTGAGCATTGCCCGGGAAATCAGCAGCGACCAGCAGGACACCCGCAGTCTTGGCACCGTAGGCTATGCGGCACCAGAGCAGTACGGCGTGGCACAAAGCAACCGCGCCACTGACCTGTACGCCTTAGGGGTACTGCTGAATACCATGATCACCGGCGTGCACCCGGCAGTGGATATTCCCCGCGGGCCCATTCGCCACATTGTGCAAAAGGCCACGGATACGCAAATATCCAAACGGTACAAATCTGCCGCTGCTATGGCTCGCGCCCTGCGTCCTTATGTACGGTTATAA
- a CDS encoding zinc ribbon domain-containing protein has translation MIEKNCPHCGAAMPEEAHYCLQCMTPCTPAQPSTAYLKSCAEHSQKRINRKQISAVLAAMILLVVLIPSVMAAPLLQQNTVTAQGALTGTVQAAETEAEAQPKTLLGKVKKAAKKAEQKIQSATGKMKEAVGIAPTAEEKQAMANEAAKQAAQQAERDNRSTGNRGNTGNTNYLGNGGASNGNGHSTTGTTAPSTNGTTKPGSTTTTTTTKPTTQPENTALPKPEYNKYEYTLDGDYAKVTKYTGNAKVVVLPAAIDGHQVKYYCTGTFTNKDIELAVFEDFEVYHTLWVQNAVFKDCKKLKKVVFPNHADLGILPNFALGCTALSKIEIDNWQYKMQDGVLYYYNTNSWAAQYYCEGYTATRWNVAEYCTGINCEESLKNNAHIHQLRLNSYVSCPPGYKLPESLQAIYVAEDNKQYFSKDGVLYYGPNTNNPNRLFCYPADKPAVTYTIPENTVFDMGFVKNKHLKTLVIPKSATVYDSTLKYICRGTVFPNLETIKVQKGSPHVDYIRTTFTGKVIVY, from the coding sequence ATGATTGAGAAGAACTGTCCTCATTGCGGGGCGGCCATGCCGGAGGAGGCGCACTACTGTTTGCAGTGCATGACCCCCTGTACCCCGGCACAGCCCAGTACCGCCTATTTGAAATCCTGCGCAGAACATAGCCAAAAGCGTATCAACCGCAAGCAGATATCCGCTGTGCTGGCAGCAATGATTCTGCTGGTGGTACTGATTCCCAGCGTGATGGCGGCACCGCTCCTGCAGCAAAATACCGTCACCGCACAGGGTGCCCTCACCGGCACCGTACAGGCGGCGGAAACGGAGGCGGAAGCGCAGCCAAAGACACTGCTGGGCAAAGTGAAAAAAGCCGCGAAAAAAGCGGAGCAAAAGATACAGAGCGCCACCGGCAAGATGAAAGAGGCGGTGGGCATTGCCCCCACAGCGGAAGAAAAGCAGGCCATGGCCAACGAGGCCGCGAAGCAGGCCGCCCAACAGGCGGAAAGAGACAACCGCTCCACCGGCAACCGGGGTAATACCGGCAACACAAACTATCTGGGGAACGGCGGTGCAAGCAACGGCAACGGGCACAGCACCACCGGCACCACGGCCCCGTCCACAAACGGCACCACCAAGCCCGGCAGCACCACCACAACGACCACCACGAAACCGACCACCCAGCCGGAAAACACAGCCCTGCCCAAGCCGGAATATAACAAATACGAGTACACCTTGGACGGCGACTATGCCAAGGTGACCAAATACACCGGCAACGCCAAAGTTGTGGTACTCCCTGCCGCCATTGACGGACATCAGGTGAAATACTACTGTACCGGCACCTTTACAAATAAGGATATAGAACTGGCCGTTTTTGAGGATTTTGAGGTCTACCACACCTTGTGGGTACAAAACGCAGTTTTCAAAGACTGCAAAAAGCTGAAAAAGGTGGTATTTCCCAATCACGCTGACCTGGGCATTCTTCCCAACTTTGCCTTGGGCTGTACCGCTTTGAGCAAAATTGAAATCGACAACTGGCAATATAAAATGCAGGACGGCGTGCTGTACTACTACAACACAAATAGCTGGGCTGCTCAATACTACTGCGAGGGCTACACAGCCACCCGCTGGAATGTGGCGGAATACTGTACGGGCATCAACTGTGAAGAATCCTTAAAAAACAATGCCCATATTCACCAGCTGCGGCTGAATTCCTATGTGAGCTGTCCCCCCGGTTACAAACTGCCGGAGAGCCTGCAGGCCATCTATGTGGCAGAGGATAATAAGCAGTATTTTAGCAAAGACGGTGTGCTCTACTATGGGCCGAACACCAACAACCCCAACCGCCTGTTTTGTTATCCGGCCGACAAACCAGCCGTCACCTATACCATACCGGAAAATACAGTCTTCGATATGGGGTTCGTCAAGAACAAACACTTAAAGACCTTGGTGATTCCCAAGAGTGCAACGGTATATGACAGCACGCTGAAATACATTTGCCGCGGCACGGTGTTCCCAAATTTGGAGACCATTAAAGTACAAAAAGGCAGCCCCCACGTGGATTATATCCGCACCACATTCACCGGCAAGGTGATCGTATATTAA
- a CDS encoding DUF4430 domain-containing protein has protein sequence MQRTRKSIALLMLALALFFTGCTAGANEQTGPSPQSQTVTAAGKADTTAAKAGSNTVTGTTAKGAAAAGTTAKTDGAKSSTPTGSTAAKAKGSSGKSTTTTRAANSAKWQGGSAGLIPTGGTTRKQTTQKHTTKRHTTPQSKTVTCTITVECKNIHKHMSQLKSGHERFVPNDGYIIHAESHTVNRGSTAYDVLKLACNAHGIRLTAKSTSYGVYVVGINNLDEKDCGSASGWMYKVNGTVPMTSCGKYKMDNGDNLVFYYVCTGADR, from the coding sequence TTGCAAAGAACACGAAAAAGCATTGCACTGCTGATGTTGGCACTGGCGCTGTTCTTTACCGGCTGCACGGCCGGAGCCAACGAACAGACCGGTCCCTCTCCGCAGAGTCAAACCGTTACGGCAGCCGGAAAAGCGGATACAACCGCCGCCAAGGCCGGTTCCAATACGGTCACCGGCACCACAGCCAAAGGCGCAGCGGCAGCCGGAACCACCGCCAAAACCGATGGTGCAAAAAGCAGCACCCCCACCGGCAGCACAGCTGCCAAAGCAAAGGGCAGCAGCGGCAAAAGCACAACCACCACCCGCGCCGCAAACAGCGCCAAGTGGCAGGGCGGCTCCGCCGGCCTGATCCCCACCGGCGGTACCACCCGCAAACAAACTACGCAGAAGCACACCACCAAGCGGCACACGACTCCCCAGTCCAAAACCGTGACCTGTACCATTACGGTGGAATGCAAGAATATTCACAAGCACATGAGCCAGCTGAAAAGCGGCCACGAGCGCTTTGTACCGAACGACGGCTACATTATCCACGCAGAGAGCCACACGGTGAATCGGGGCAGCACTGCCTACGATGTGCTGAAGCTGGCTTGCAACGCCCACGGCATACGCCTGACTGCCAAGAGCACTTCCTACGGTGTCTATGTGGTGGGGATCAACAACCTGGATGAAAAGGACTGCGGCAGCGCCAGCGGCTGGATGTACAAGGTCAACGGCACCGTACCTATGACCTCCTGCGGCAAATATAAAATGGACAACGGCGACAATCTGGTATTCTATTATGTATGCACCGGAGCCGATCGCTAA
- a CDS encoding S24/S26 family peptidase: MYDSIEQIIAEKGIYTGLTRGTSMWPLIHQGRDNIIIVRPRGRLKKYDVPVYRTPGGKYIMHRIVRVRPEDYVIIGDNRLQKEYVTDDSICGVLAGFYKDGKRYVDCQNSRRYRLYSRVWVALYPVRPLIMFVHKGCGWIRRHIFKRGERS; encoded by the coding sequence ATGTACGACAGCATTGAACAGATCATTGCCGAAAAGGGCATTTATACCGGGCTGACCCGTGGAACCTCTATGTGGCCGCTGATTCATCAAGGGCGGGACAATATTATTATCGTGCGTCCCCGGGGGCGGCTAAAGAAGTACGATGTGCCGGTGTATCGCACCCCCGGCGGCAAGTACATTATGCATCGTATTGTGCGGGTGCGCCCAGAGGATTATGTAATTATCGGCGACAATCGGCTTCAAAAGGAATATGTTACGGACGACAGCATTTGCGGCGTGCTGGCCGGGTTCTATAAGGACGGAAAGCGATATGTGGACTGCCAAAACAGTCGCCGCTACCGGCTGTACAGCCGGGTGTGGGTGGCACTGTACCCGGTGCGCCCGCTGATCATGTTTGTCCATAAAGGCTGCGGCTGGATCCGTCGCCATATTTTTAAAAGAGGTGAACGATCCTGA